In Providencia sneebia DSM 19967, one DNA window encodes the following:
- the cra gene encoding catabolite repressor/activator, producing MKLDEIARLAGVSRTTASYVINGKAKQYRVSDKTVEKVMAVVREHNYHPNAVAAGLRAGRTRSIGLVIPDLENTSYTRIANYLERQARQRGYQLLIACSEDQPDNEIRCVEHLLQRQVDAIIVSTALPPEHPFYQRWANRSLPIIALDRALEKEHFISVVGDDQEDALMISAELRKFSAESILYLGALPELSVSYLREQGFREGWKGDEREVNYLYANSYERSSAAEVFAQWLDKGNPMPDALFTTSFSLLQGVLDVALKRNGRLPEHMVIATFGDSELLDFLGCPVLSLAQRHRDIAERILELVLASLDEKQKPDAGITRIRRDLCRRGSLGRKE from the coding sequence GTGAAACTGGATGAAATAGCCCGTCTAGCGGGTGTATCCCGTACAACGGCTAGTTATGTGATCAACGGCAAAGCCAAGCAGTATCGAGTCAGCGATAAAACTGTAGAAAAAGTGATGGCAGTCGTCAGAGAGCACAATTACCATCCAAATGCAGTAGCAGCGGGGCTACGAGCTGGAAGAACGCGTTCGATAGGGCTTGTGATCCCTGATCTGGAAAATACCAGCTACACTCGTATTGCGAATTATTTAGAGCGTCAAGCACGCCAGCGTGGTTATCAGTTATTGATAGCATGTTCTGAAGATCAGCCTGATAATGAGATCCGTTGTGTAGAACATCTTTTACAGCGCCAAGTGGATGCGATTATTGTTTCTACTGCTTTACCTCCTGAGCACCCTTTTTATCAGCGTTGGGCTAATCGCTCTTTGCCTATCATTGCGTTAGATAGGGCTTTAGAAAAAGAGCATTTTATTAGCGTCGTTGGTGATGACCAAGAAGATGCTTTGATGATTTCAGCAGAATTGCGGAAGTTTTCAGCAGAATCAATTTTGTATCTAGGCGCATTACCTGAACTCTCCGTCAGTTATTTGCGTGAGCAAGGCTTCCGTGAGGGCTGGAAAGGTGATGAGCGTGAAGTTAATTATCTTTATGCCAATAGTTACGAAAGGTCATCTGCTGCTGAGGTTTTTGCGCAATGGTTAGATAAAGGCAATCCAATGCCTGATGCGCTGTTTACGACATCATTTTCCTTGCTACAAGGTGTGCTGGATGTCGCGCTGAAACGTAATGGCAGGCTTCCTGAGCATATGGTTATTGCTACTTTTGGCGATAGTGAATTACTTGATTTTCTCGGCTGTCCTGTTTTATCTCTCGCTCAGCGCCACAGGGATATTGCAGAGCGCATCCTTGAATTGGTATTAGCAAGCCTAGATGAAAAACAGAAACCTGACGCCGGTATTACGCGAATTCGTCGTGATCTCTGTCGTCGAGGCAGTCTTGGTAGAAAAGAATAA
- the ilvN gene encoding acetolactate synthase small subunit has protein sequence MRRILSILLENESGALSRVIGLFSQRGYNIESLTVAPTDDPTLSRMTIQTKGDARVLEQIEKQLHKLVDVLRVSELTASAHVEREIMLVKLQATGYGRDEVKRCADIFRGQIVDVTPTLYTVQLAGTSDKLDAFIESVRGVAEIVEIARSGIVGVSRGDKIMR, from the coding sequence ATGCGTCGTATTTTATCCATCTTACTTGAAAATGAATCTGGTGCATTATCTCGTGTGATTGGGCTGTTTTCTCAACGAGGTTATAACATTGAAAGCTTAACAGTTGCACCGACTGACGATCCAACATTGTCGAGAATGACAATTCAAACTAAAGGTGATGCTAGAGTTCTAGAGCAAATTGAAAAACAGCTCCATAAGTTAGTTGATGTGCTAAGAGTGAGTGAATTAACCGCATCAGCACATGTTGAGCGTGAAATTATGTTGGTTAAATTACAAGCGACAGGATACGGTCGTGATGAAGTCAAACGTTGCGCTGATATTTTCCGTGGACAAATCGTTGATGTAACACCAACGCTTTATACCGTTCAGCTTGCGGGAACAAGCGATAAACTCGATGCTTTTATTGAATCTGTTCGTGGTGTTGCTGAAATTGTTGAAATTGCACGTTCAGGGATTGTCGGTGTTTCACGTGGCGATAAAATTATGCGGTGA
- the ilvI gene encoding acetolactate synthase 3 large subunit, translating to MEMLSGAEMVVKSLIDQGVKHVFGYPGGAVLDIYDALHTVGGVDHILVRHEQAAVHMADGYARSTGDVGVVLVTSGPGATNAVTGIATAYMDSVPLVILSGQVASSLIGNDAFQECDMVGISRPVVKHSFLVKHAQDIPEIIKKAFYIASSGRPGPVVIDLPKDTVNIANKYPYHYPETVSLRSYNPTIQGHKGQIKKALSKLIAAQKPVFYVGGGAINAECSEEIIALAEKLQLPVVSTLMGLGAFPETHHLSVGMLGMHGTYEANKVMHHSDVIFAVGVRFDDRTTNNLEKYCPEATVIQIDVDPTSISKTVNADIPIVGDAKLTLQQMLNQLDQTSTKQNSQAIKTWWEEIDVWRDKKCLTYQKNSQKVKPQQAIEMIYQLTKGEAYVTSDVGQHQMFAALYYPFDKPRHWINSGGLGTMGFGLPAALGVKLAHPESTVICVTGDGSIQMNIQELSTALQYGLPVLVLNLNNGFLGMVKQWQDMIYQGRHSQSYMQSLPNFVKLAQAYGHVGISISSPDELEEKLKLALTELNENQRLVFVDVNVDETEHVYPMQIRGGAMDEMWLSKTERT from the coding sequence ATGGAGATGTTGTCGGGAGCGGAAATGGTCGTCAAGTCATTGATTGACCAAGGTGTAAAGCATGTGTTTGGTTATCCAGGCGGTGCTGTTTTAGATATTTATGATGCTTTGCATACAGTCGGCGGAGTTGATCATATTTTGGTTCGTCATGAACAAGCGGCTGTTCATATGGCCGATGGCTACGCGCGTTCAACGGGAGATGTTGGCGTTGTGCTTGTGACTTCAGGCCCTGGTGCAACCAATGCTGTTACTGGTATTGCTACGGCATATATGGATTCAGTTCCGTTAGTGATTTTATCGGGACAAGTGGCAAGCTCTTTGATTGGTAACGATGCTTTCCAAGAATGTGATATGGTGGGGATCTCTCGCCCAGTAGTGAAACACAGTTTTTTAGTCAAGCATGCGCAAGATATCCCCGAAATCATTAAAAAAGCATTCTATATCGCGTCAAGTGGCCGTCCTGGTCCCGTTGTGATTGATTTACCAAAAGATACCGTTAATATTGCTAACAAATATCCGTATCATTATCCTGAAACGGTCTCTTTACGTTCTTATAATCCAACAATTCAAGGACATAAAGGCCAGATCAAAAAAGCATTATCTAAGTTGATTGCTGCCCAAAAGCCTGTTTTCTATGTTGGTGGTGGAGCAATAAATGCAGAGTGTTCTGAAGAAATCATTGCATTAGCTGAAAAACTGCAACTTCCCGTTGTCTCAACATTGATGGGGTTAGGGGCTTTCCCTGAAACGCATCATCTTTCTGTTGGTATGTTGGGTATGCATGGAACTTATGAAGCGAATAAAGTCATGCATCACTCTGATGTTATTTTTGCAGTAGGTGTCCGATTTGATGATAGGACAACGAATAATCTGGAAAAATACTGCCCTGAAGCTACAGTTATCCAAATAGATGTTGACCCAACGTCTATCTCGAAAACTGTTAACGCAGATATTCCTATTGTTGGTGATGCAAAGCTAACACTTCAGCAAATGCTGAACCAACTTGATCAAACCTCGACTAAACAAAATTCTCAAGCCATAAAAACATGGTGGGAGGAGATTGATGTTTGGCGAGATAAAAAATGCTTAACCTACCAAAAAAATAGCCAAAAAGTGAAACCTCAGCAAGCGATTGAGATGATTTATCAGCTGACTAAAGGTGAGGCTTATGTCACTTCTGATGTGGGGCAACATCAAATGTTTGCCGCATTATATTACCCCTTTGATAAGCCGCGTCATTGGATTAATTCAGGAGGTTTGGGCACGATGGGCTTTGGTTTACCCGCAGCCTTAGGCGTGAAATTAGCGCATCCAGAATCTACAGTAATCTGTGTGACGGGTGATGGCAGTATTCAAATGAATATTCAAGAGCTATCAACAGCATTGCAATATGGCTTACCTGTTTTAGTATTGAATCTGAACAACGGATTTTTAGGCATGGTTAAGCAATGGCAAGATATGATTTATCAAGGCCGCCATTCACAATCTTATATGCAATCTCTGCCTAATTTCGTCAAACTTGCGCAAGCTTATGGGCATGTTGGGATCTCAATTAGCTCGCCTGATGAGCTGGAAGAGAAATTGAAGCTGGCATTGACGGAGTTGAATGAGAATCAGCGCTTAGTTTTTGTGGATGTTAATGTTGATGAAACTGAACATGTTTACCCAATGCAAATCCGCGGTGGTGCAATGGATGAAATGTGGTTGAGCAAAACAGAGAGGACCTGA
- a CDS encoding AMP-dependent synthetase/ligase, whose protein sequence is MITENLYPYHLVNRLQSWFHKPDAASRIAFSQWHDGQQSHMTWHEVEEHSSAIARHLLALNVDIQENIGLFAHNSMNWSLVDLAILQIRAVTVPLYATSSLDQAAYIINDANIRILFVGGLEQYQIACQLKSRCPQLTSIIVLNENEEITFKKQPIDSCTLSHFISSAQPEYQNALNKRIAEQNHSDLFTIIYTSGTTGEPKGVMLDYSNMEAQLYLHDQRLKLTSDDVSLSFLPLSHVFERAWSFYVMHVGARNVYLTETNAVREAMVDVKPTVMCAVPRFYEKVYSVIQSKVANAPLHRRLMFNWAIAQGQKRTRALTKNSKTNALNGLLYKIADKLVLAKLRQVLGGRIRFMPAAGARLDDNIIAFFLAAGIDIKYGYGMTETCATVSCWEENHYPLGSIGTPLSAVEVRIGQDDEIQVKGPVVMKGYYNRPEETESAFTHDGWLKTGDAGKIDVHGNLYITDRLKDLMKTSNGKYIAPQMIEGILGQDRFIEHIAVIADARKFVSALIVPCYDSLEEYARSINLIYRDRLELLKDSSIVALFDKRLKELQKNFEHFHQVKRFTLLPVNFSMENGELTPTLKLRRKIISERYQSEIESMYQE, encoded by the coding sequence TTGATTACTGAAAATCTTTATCCATACCATTTGGTCAATCGCTTGCAAAGTTGGTTTCATAAACCCGATGCGGCGAGCCGGATAGCTTTCAGTCAATGGCATGACGGTCAACAAAGTCATATGACATGGCATGAAGTAGAGGAACATTCATCTGCGATTGCACGCCATCTCCTCGCGCTTAATGTCGATATACAGGAAAATATAGGGTTATTTGCACACAATAGTATGAATTGGTCACTTGTCGACTTAGCTATCTTGCAAATTAGGGCGGTTACTGTGCCTTTATATGCGACTAGTAGTCTTGATCAAGCCGCTTATATTATTAATGATGCGAATATTCGAATTTTATTTGTTGGTGGATTAGAACAATATCAAATTGCTTGCCAACTAAAATCAAGATGCCCTCAGTTAACGTCGATTATTGTTCTTAACGAAAACGAAGAGATTACCTTTAAAAAACAGCCAATTGATTCTTGTACACTTTCTCATTTCATCTCTTCTGCTCAGCCTGAATATCAAAATGCGTTGAACAAACGAATTGCTGAGCAAAATCATAGTGACCTCTTTACCATCATTTATACATCAGGCACGACGGGCGAGCCAAAAGGTGTCATGTTGGATTATAGCAACATGGAAGCTCAACTTTATCTTCATGACCAACGTTTGAAACTAACATCCGATGATGTTTCTTTAAGCTTTTTGCCACTTTCTCATGTTTTTGAACGCGCTTGGAGCTTCTATGTTATGCATGTAGGAGCACGCAATGTTTATTTGACTGAAACTAATGCTGTTAGAGAAGCCATGGTTGATGTTAAACCCACTGTGATGTGCGCGGTTCCTCGTTTCTATGAAAAAGTGTACAGCGTGATACAAAGTAAAGTTGCTAATGCACCATTACATCGTCGACTGATGTTTAATTGGGCGATTGCACAAGGTCAGAAAAGAACTCGTGCATTGACAAAAAATAGTAAAACTAATGCATTAAATGGCCTGCTATATAAAATTGCTGACAAACTAGTGTTAGCTAAGCTTCGCCAAGTTTTAGGCGGTAGAATTCGTTTTATGCCGGCTGCTGGCGCACGTTTGGATGATAATATTATTGCATTCTTTTTAGCTGCTGGTATCGATATTAAATATGGCTACGGAATGACGGAAACATGTGCAACTGTGTCTTGTTGGGAAGAAAATCATTATCCATTAGGTTCCATTGGTACACCACTTTCGGCAGTTGAAGTGCGTATTGGTCAAGATGACGAAATTCAAGTCAAAGGGCCTGTCGTGATGAAAGGCTATTATAACCGCCCAGAAGAAACAGAATCTGCCTTCACTCATGATGGTTGGTTAAAAACGGGGGATGCAGGAAAAATTGATGTGCATGGCAACTTATATATTACGGATCGTTTGAAAGATTTGATGAAAACGTCTAACGGGAAATATATTGCTCCGCAAATGATTGAAGGGATTTTAGGGCAAGATAGGTTTATTGAGCATATTGCGGTGATTGCAGATGCGCGTAAATTTGTCTCAGCGCTGATAGTACCTTGTTATGATTCTTTGGAAGAATATGCGCGCTCAATTAATTTAATTTATCGCGACCGTTTAGAGCTCCTCAAAGATTCAAGTATTGTTGCTTTATTTGATAAACGCCTAAAAGAGCTGCAAAAAAACTTTGAACATTTTCATCAAGTGAAACGTTTTACATTACTTCCCGTCAATTTCTCAATGGAAAATGGCGAATTAACACCAACCTTAAAATTACGTCGAAAAATTATTTCAGAGCGTTATCAATCTGAAATTGAATCAATGTATCAAGAGTAA
- the leuO gene encoding transcriptional regulator LeuO yields the protein MTDFDTISLAKKENSDIHLRNVDLNLLTVFDVVMQMQNVTKAAQILGMSQPAVSNAVSRLKSMFNDELFVRYGRGIQPTSRAKQLFGPVRQALQLVHNELPGAGFDPKLSERVFNLSVCSPLDIRLAASIVEKFKKVSPNINLNIHCFLDNNIEHKLKYLETDFSISYNLFEKNEYQHQVLFNDELILVVANNHPRIIDSVTNDVLMNEKHAVMSLDNVGSFSKEYYDNTDLFHTINYQGTDLNSVLNIVAQTDLVAIVPKWLVEQSANLLSLRTITLPWNTTTRPCYLTWHESTARDKGHQWMKTQFCQLIEEITAK from the coding sequence ATGACTGATTTTGATACAATTTCTCTAGCAAAAAAAGAAAATAGTGATATCCATTTGCGAAATGTCGACTTGAATTTACTGACAGTCTTCGATGTTGTTATGCAAATGCAAAACGTGACAAAAGCGGCTCAAATTCTTGGTATGTCACAACCCGCGGTAAGTAATGCAGTATCTCGTTTAAAATCAATGTTTAATGATGAGCTTTTTGTTCGTTATGGCCGGGGGATACAGCCAACCTCTCGAGCAAAACAGCTTTTTGGGCCAGTTAGACAAGCACTTCAATTAGTTCATAATGAATTACCGGGTGCAGGATTTGACCCTAAATTGAGTGAAAGAGTGTTTAATCTTTCAGTGTGTTCGCCACTAGATATTCGCTTGGCAGCTAGTATTGTTGAAAAGTTTAAAAAAGTATCACCTAATATTAATTTAAATATTCATTGTTTTTTAGATAATAACATTGAACATAAATTAAAATATTTAGAGACTGACTTCTCTATTAGCTATAATCTATTCGAAAAAAACGAATATCAACATCAGGTTTTATTTAATGATGAATTAATACTTGTTGTTGCAAATAATCACCCACGTATAATTGATAGCGTGACAAATGATGTTTTAATGAATGAAAAACATGCGGTAATGTCATTGGATAATGTGGGGTCTTTCAGTAAAGAATATTATGATAATACGGATCTATTTCATACAATTAATTATCAAGGTACTGATTTAAATAGTGTCCTAAATATTGTTGCTCAGACTGATTTAGTGGCAATTGTTCCTAAATGGTTGGTTGAACAATCAGCAAACTTGTTGTCATTACGCACAATTACGTTACCTTGGAATACAACAACCCGACCTTGCTATCTAACTTGGCATGAATCAACAGCACGTGATAAAGGCCATCAATGGATGAAAACGCAATTTTGTCAATTAATCGAAGAGATTACTGCTAAATAA
- the leuA gene encoding 2-isopropylmalate synthase, translating to MSNQVIIFDTTLRDGEQALQASLSVKEKLQIAFALERLGVDVIEAGFPVSSPGDFESVQTIAREIKNSRICALSRCVINDIDASAQALSVAEAFRLHMVLATSALHVEKKLRKTFDDIMDMAIGSIKYARRFTDDVEFSCEDAGRTDIDNLCRIVEAAITAGATTVNIPDTVGYTTPYQFGNIIQTLFNRVPNIDKAIISVHCHDDLGMSVANSITAIQAGARQVEGTINGLGERAGNTALEEVIMAIKLREQMLGVHTNINHKEIYRTSQLVSQLCNTPIPANKAVVGSNAFTHSSGIHQDGILKNRETYEIMTPESIGLKAVQLNLTSRSGRAAVKHRMEEMGYQEGKDFNLDELYKAFLNLADKKGQVFDYDLEALAFFTKQHDETDHFAMDYFSTQSGSSIVATATVKMRCGTEVKSEAATGNGPVDAVYQAINKITNYPIKLVSYQLSAKGQGENALGQVDIVVECFNRRFHGMGLATDIVESSGKAMVHVINSIWRSEQVEKEKQKINHNESQSNTKEAV from the coding sequence ATGAGCAACCAAGTTATTATTTTTGATACGACCTTACGTGATGGCGAGCAAGCCTTACAAGCTAGCTTATCGGTTAAAGAGAAATTACAAATCGCATTTGCTTTAGAGCGCTTGGGTGTTGATGTCATCGAAGCTGGCTTCCCTGTCTCTTCCCCAGGTGATTTTGAGTCAGTTCAAACTATTGCGCGTGAAATCAAAAATAGCCGTATTTGTGCATTATCTCGCTGTGTGATTAATGATATTGATGCATCAGCCCAAGCATTGAGTGTTGCTGAAGCATTTCGTTTGCATATGGTTTTAGCCACATCAGCTTTGCACGTTGAAAAGAAATTACGTAAAACATTTGACGACATTATGGATATGGCGATTGGCTCGATAAAATATGCTCGTCGCTTTACTGATGATGTTGAATTTTCATGTGAAGATGCAGGTCGTACCGATATTGATAACTTATGCCGTATTGTTGAGGCTGCTATCACCGCAGGCGCAACAACTGTCAATATTCCTGACACAGTTGGCTACACTACGCCTTACCAATTTGGAAATATTATACAAACGTTGTTTAACCGTGTTCCTAATATTGATAAAGCAATTATTTCAGTTCACTGCCATGATGATTTGGGTATGTCAGTTGCAAACTCAATTACCGCTATTCAAGCTGGTGCTCGCCAAGTTGAAGGCACGATTAATGGATTAGGTGAACGCGCGGGTAATACCGCATTAGAAGAAGTCATTATGGCGATTAAATTACGTGAACAAATGTTAGGTGTTCACACGAATATTAACCATAAAGAAATCTATCGTACCAGCCAATTAGTTAGCCAATTATGTAATACCCCAATTCCAGCCAATAAAGCTGTTGTTGGTAGTAATGCCTTTACTCACTCTTCTGGTATTCACCAAGATGGTATTTTGAAAAATCGTGAAACCTACGAAATTATGACGCCAGAATCTATTGGTTTAAAAGCGGTGCAGTTGAACTTAACATCACGTTCAGGTCGCGCGGCTGTCAAACATCGTATGGAGGAGATGGGCTACCAAGAAGGTAAAGATTTCAATTTAGATGAATTGTACAAAGCATTCTTAAATTTGGCTGATAAAAAAGGTCAAGTCTTTGATTATGACTTAGAAGCTTTGGCTTTCTTCACCAAACAACACGATGAAACAGATCATTTCGCGATGGATTATTTTAGTACTCAGTCCGGTTCTAGCATTGTTGCAACTGCAACTGTCAAAATGCGCTGTGGTACAGAAGTAAAATCTGAAGCGGCAACCGGAAATGGTCCTGTTGATGCGGTATATCAAGCCATTAATAAAATTACTAATTACCCAATAAAATTGGTTTCTTACCAATTATCCGCTAAAGGACAAGGCGAAAATGCATTAGGGCAAGTTGATATTGTTGTTGAATGTTTTAACCGCCGTTTTCATGGCATGGGTTTAGCAACAGATATCGTCGAATCATCAGGTAAAGCAATGGTGCACGTTATTAATAGTATCTGGCGCTCAGAACAAGTCGAAAAAGAAAAACAAAAAATAAATCACAACGAATCACAATCGAACACAAAGGAAGCAGTATAA
- the leuB gene encoding 3-isopropylmalate dehydrogenase — protein MSKSYHIAVLPGDGIGPEVMAQAQKVLNAISKRFALSLTTKEYDVGGIAIDRHGKPLPAETVTGCENADAVLFGSVGGPKWENLPPDSQPERGALLPLRKHFKLFSNLRPARLYQALEAFCPLRADIAAQGFDILCVRELTGGIYFGQPKGRQGEGQEEYAFDTEVYHRYEIERIARIAFESARKRSHKVTSIDKANVLQSSVLWREVVNQIAQEYPDVEINHMYIDNATMQMIKAPSQFDVVLCSNLFGDIISDECAMITGSMGMLPSASLNESGFGLYEPAGGSAPDIAGKNIANPIAQILSLSMLLRFSLNQNDAADAIEKAVNKALEDGYRTADLAGNGQAVSTSEMGDIITRYIAEGA, from the coding sequence ATGTCTAAGAGCTATCATATCGCCGTATTACCTGGAGACGGAATTGGCCCAGAAGTTATGGCACAAGCCCAAAAAGTATTAAATGCAATCAGTAAACGGTTTGCATTGTCATTAACCACAAAAGAATATGATGTTGGTGGAATTGCCATTGATCGTCATGGCAAACCTTTGCCAGCAGAAACCGTCACGGGTTGTGAAAATGCTGATGCCGTGTTGTTCGGTTCAGTGGGTGGGCCTAAATGGGAAAATTTACCGCCAGATAGCCAACCTGAGCGTGGCGCATTGCTGCCATTACGTAAACACTTCAAATTATTTAGTAATTTACGCCCGGCTCGTTTGTACCAAGCACTTGAGGCATTTTGCCCACTGCGTGCTGATATTGCAGCTCAAGGCTTTGATATTCTGTGTGTCCGTGAATTAACTGGCGGTATCTATTTTGGTCAACCAAAAGGTCGTCAAGGTGAAGGCCAAGAAGAATATGCTTTTGATACTGAAGTTTATCACCGCTATGAAATAGAGCGTATTGCGCGAATTGCCTTTGAATCAGCACGTAAACGTAGCCATAAAGTGACGTCAATTGATAAAGCAAACGTATTACAAAGCTCTGTATTATGGCGTGAAGTTGTTAATCAAATTGCTCAAGAATACCCAGATGTTGAAATTAATCATATGTATATTGATAACGCGACGATGCAGATGATTAAAGCGCCATCTCAATTTGATGTTGTGCTGTGCTCTAATTTGTTTGGCGATATTATATCAGATGAATGCGCCATGATTACTGGCTCTATGGGCATGTTGCCTTCTGCAAGTTTGAATGAAAGTGGATTTGGCTTATATGAACCAGCTGGTGGTTCAGCACCCGATATTGCGGGCAAAAACATTGCTAATCCTATTGCTCAAATTTTATCACTCTCCATGTTGCTACGTTTTAGCTTAAACCAAAATGATGCTGCTGATGCAATTGAAAAAGCAGTGAATAAGGCATTAGAAGACGGCTACCGTACTGCGGATTTAGCAGGCAATGGGCAGGCAGTCAGTACCAGTGAAATGGGTGATATCATCACTCGTTATATTGCAGAAGGAGCATAA
- the leuC gene encoding 3-isopropylmalate dehydratase large subunit, which yields MAKTLYQKLYDAHVVREIDNEIPLIYIDRHLVHEVTSPQAFDGLRTKNRRLHQPSKTFATMDHNVSTQTKDINACGDMARIQMQELMKNCQEFGVTLYDLNHPYQGIVHVMGPEQGITLPGMTIVCGDSHTATHGAFGALAFGIGTSEVEHVMATQTLKQARAKTMKIEVIGKAPAGITAKDIVLAIIGKTGSAGGTGYIVEFCGEAIENLSMEGRMTVCNMAIELGAKAGIIAPDETTFAYMKGRQFAPKGQDWDDAVAYWKTLKTDESAQFDKVITLQASEIAPQVTWGTNPGQVIAINEYIPSPESFNDPVERASAEKALAYMGLESGIKLSDVKIDKVFIGSCTNSRIEDLRAAAAVAKGKKVASGVQAIVVPGSGPVKAQAEQEGLDKIFIDAGFEWRLPGCSMCLAMNNDRLNPGERCASTSNRNFEGRQGRAGRTHLVSPAMAAAAAINGHFADVRDIQA from the coding sequence ATGGCTAAGACTTTATATCAAAAATTATACGATGCGCATGTGGTTCGTGAAATCGATAATGAGATACCACTTATCTATATTGATCGCCATTTGGTGCATGAAGTCACTTCGCCACAAGCTTTTGACGGATTAAGAACCAAAAATCGTCGTTTGCACCAGCCAAGCAAAACCTTTGCAACCATGGATCATAACGTTTCCACGCAAACAAAAGATATCAATGCTTGTGGCGATATGGCTCGCATTCAAATGCAAGAATTAATGAAAAATTGCCAAGAATTCGGCGTGACTCTGTATGATCTTAATCATCCCTATCAAGGTATTGTACATGTGATGGGACCGGAGCAAGGTATTACTTTACCGGGAATGACCATTGTTTGTGGTGATTCACATACCGCAACTCATGGCGCTTTTGGTGCTTTGGCATTTGGGATTGGTACCTCTGAAGTTGAACATGTCATGGCGACTCAGACATTAAAACAAGCTCGTGCTAAAACAATGAAAATTGAAGTCATTGGTAAAGCTCCTGCCGGCATTACAGCAAAAGATATTGTACTTGCCATTATAGGAAAAACAGGAAGTGCTGGTGGTACAGGTTATATTGTTGAGTTTTGTGGCGAAGCAATTGAAAACCTCAGTATGGAAGGCAGAATGACGGTCTGTAATATGGCCATTGAGTTAGGTGCTAAAGCGGGCATTATTGCACCGGATGAAACAACATTTGCTTATATGAAAGGTCGCCAATTTGCGCCTAAAGGGCAAGATTGGGATGATGCCGTTGCCTATTGGAAAACATTAAAAACGGATGAAAGCGCTCAATTCGATAAAGTCATTACATTACAAGCAAGTGAAATCGCACCACAAGTGACTTGGGGAACAAACCCCGGACAAGTCATTGCAATTAATGAATATATTCCTTCACCAGAGTCATTTAATGATCCTGTAGAAAGAGCCTCTGCTGAAAAAGCATTAGCTTATATGGGATTAGAATCGGGTATTAAATTATCAGATGTAAAAATTGATAAGGTATTTATTGGTTCTTGTACAAACTCACGAATTGAAGATTTAAGAGCTGCTGCTGCTGTCGCTAAAGGTAAAAAAGTCGCATCAGGCGTTCAAGCTATTGTTGTTCCGGGTTCTGGTCCCGTAAAAGCACAAGCTGAGCAAGAAGGTTTAGATAAAATCTTTATTGATGCAGGCTTCGAGTGGCGCTTACCTGGATGTTCAATGTGCCTTGCAATGAATAATGACCGCTTAAATCCGGGTGAACGTTGTGCATCAACAAGTAACCGTAACTTTGAAGGTCGCCAAGGTCGAGCTGGAAGAACGCACTTGGTCAGCCCTGCAATGGCGGCGGCTGCTGCAATCAATGGTCATTTTGCTGATGTTCGTGACATTCAGGCCTAA
- the leuD gene encoding 3-isopropylmalate dehydratase small subunit — protein sequence MEKLITHIGIVAPLDAANVDTDAIIPKQFLQKVTRTGFGQHLFNDWRFLDDAGQQPNPDFVLNKPVFKGASILLARENFGCGSSREHAPWALTDFGIQVVIAPSFADIFYSNSFNNQLLPIKLSDHEVDELFNYVNSNEGCQFIVDLEHQTVKAGDKTYHFEIDSFRRHCMMNGLDSIGLTLQHVDQIIEYENKIPAFMN from the coding sequence ATGGAAAAGTTAATCACTCATATAGGTATTGTCGCACCTTTAGATGCCGCTAATGTCGATACTGATGCAATTATCCCAAAACAATTTTTACAAAAAGTCACGCGAACAGGATTTGGTCAGCACTTATTTAATGACTGGCGCTTTCTTGATGATGCAGGGCAACAACCTAATCCTGACTTTGTCCTGAATAAACCTGTATTTAAAGGTGCAAGTATATTATTGGCACGTGAAAACTTTGGTTGTGGTTCATCAAGGGAACATGCTCCGTGGGCTTTAACTGACTTTGGTATCCAAGTTGTGATTGCGCCGAGTTTTGCGGATATTTTTTATAGCAACTCATTCAACAACCAATTATTACCAATTAAATTGAGTGATCACGAAGTCGATGAGCTGTTTAACTATGTCAATAGTAATGAAGGTTGCCAATTTATTGTTGACTTGGAACATCAAACCGTTAAAGCGGGTGATAAGACATATCATTTTGAAATTGATAGCTTCCGCCGTCACTGTATGATGAATGGATTAGACAGTATTGGATTGACGCTACAACATGTCGATCAAATTATAGAGTATGAAAATAAAATCCCCGCTTTCATGAACTGA